Within Dysosmobacter sp. Marseille-Q4140, the genomic segment CCGCGTTTTCTGCGCGGGCGGCTTTTTGCATCGTTTTCGCATCTTTTCCCTGGAAATCTCCGCCGGAGAGGCGTCTGCGGTTGACAGGGAAAAGCGGCTATGATAATATGTAAACCAGTTCCAATGAGGGCTCTCCTCCGGGAGAAGCCCTTTTTTTCAGGCGCGCAGCGTCGAATGATGACGAAAGGACACGGAAGAGCATGAGAAAAAAGCGAATTCTGGCAGCGCTGACCGCCCTGGCCCTGTCGGCGGGGCTGACGGCAGTACCGGCGAAGGCCGCCTTCACCGACACCGCCGGCCACTGGGCCGAGGGGGCCATTACCAAGTGGAGCGAGCAGTACGGCATCATCAACGGCTATGAGGACGGCACCTTCCGGCCCGACGCCTCCATCACCCGGGGCGCCTTCGCCGGTATTCTGGACCGCTTTTTGAAGTACCAGGCCGTCTCCCCGGCGGAGACCTTTTCCGACACCGCCGGGACCTACTGGGAGCAGCAGATCCTCAAGCTCCACGCAGCGGGCGTGTATCTGGGCAACAACGGCCAGGCTCTGGCCGGGGACACCATCACCCGCCAGCAGGCGGTGACCATGATCGCCCGGGCCTTCGGCGTCACCGGCACCTCCACGGCGCTGCCCTACACCGACGCCGCCGATATCGCCTCCTATGCTCAGGCGCCGCTGGCGGAGATGACCGCCCGGGGCTACATCACCGACTGTGCCGACGGCCGCTTCCGTCCCACGGAGCCCATCACCCGGGCGGAGATCGTCAACATCCTCAACAACATGGTCACGGTGCTGGTGCAGACCTCCGCCGTCTACTCCGCTCCGGTGGAGGGGACGCTGATGATCAACGCCAGCGAAGGCGCCTATTTAAAAGGTATGTCCATCTCCGGCGATCTGATCGTGGCGCCGGGCGTCACCGGACCTGTGGTGCTGGAATATGTGACCGTGGGCGGCACGGTTCGAAACTTCAGCAATGTGGAACTCACCGTTATCGCCGATACCTCCAAGCCGGAGCAGACCCCCGGCGGGTCCACCGGCCAGCAGCCGTCCGCCGGCATCCAGCCCAGTGAGGTCTACACCCCCTCTCCCACCACCGGGGAGTACATCACATACAGCGGCAAGCAGTACCCGGTCTATGCGGGCGTGGAGCCCAACCGCTTTGCCCAGAACGACTTTATCTGGGATCCGGTCCATCCCGACCGGCTGATGTACGTGGGCGGAGCCTGTTCCACCAGCTTCGGCATCGACGTGTCCGCCTACCAGAACCGGGAGTGTGAGAACAACACCATCGACTGGCAGGCCGTCCGCAACGACGGCGTGGAGTTCGCCATGGTCCGCATCGGCCTGCGGGGCACCTCCACCGGTGCCATCCATGCCGACGCCTTCTACAAGCAGAACATCGAGGGCGCCATGGCGGCGGGGATCCAGACCGGCGTGTACTTCTTCGCCCAGGCCATCACCGTGGAGGAGGCCATCGAGGAGGCGGACTTCGTACTGAGCCTGCTGGAGGGCCACCAGATCAACGGCCCCGTGGCCTACGACTGGGAGATGCACGACTCCAGCTACCGTGTCTACGGCACCACGCCGGAGATGGCCACCGCCTGCGCCATTGCCTTCTGCCGGCGGATCGAGGAGGCCGGCTACAAGGCCATGGTCTACGCCGGGCAGTACGTCAGCTATGTCAAGTACGACCAGGGCGCCCTGGCGCCGTACCTGAGCTGGTATCCCGAGTACAAGAGCGCCTCTTCCGAAAAGCTGTACCCGACCCTCTACTACCGGATGGACTACTGGCAGTTCTCCAGCAGCTGCGCCATCGCCGGCATCGGCGACGGCAGGACCACCAAGGTGGACGCCAACATCCGCTTCAACTGGTGAGTGCGAACAGACAGCGCCCGGAGGCATCGCCTCCGGGCGCTGTTCACAAAAGGGAAGGGGAGTGGTTACTTGCGGTTCTCCTTCTGATTGCGGTTCTCCTTCTGGGGCTGCTGGTTCTGGGTGCGGTTTTCCTTCTGGTTGTTGTTCCGGTTCTCGTTGGGCATGGGGACACCTCCTTTCGCCTGTTTGAGTACGGATGTATTCTGGCCGGACCGGCGGAAAATATTCACCTTCCAGGAAAAAAATATGGTTGACAAACGGCACTGTCCCTGGTATACTAAATCAGCAAAACAAAGAAGGCTGATCGCATCCGCCTCACCTCCCGCCCAAGGCAAAGAGGTCAACAACGTCGTTATCAGACCGCCGTACAGGTGGTTTGTTGTTGCGCGGATGCCAAGGATGGTATCCGCGTTTTGTGATTTTTGAATGGAGGTGCTTCGACCATAGCTAAGTTAGTGCATGAACTGAACGAGGACATCCGCGACAGGGAGATCCGTCTGATCGGTGAACAGGGCGAGCAGCTGGGCATCATGTCCTCGGCAGAGGCTCTGAAGATCGCCGATGAGCAGGGTCTGGACCTGGTGAAGATCTCGCCCCAGGCCGTTCCCCCGGTCTGCAAGCTGATGAATTACGGCAAGTTCCGGTTCGAGCAGAGCAAGCGGGAAAAAGAGGCCAGAAAGAACCAGCATGTGGTGGAGATCAAGGAGATCCGGATGTCTCCGGGGATCGACGTTGGAGACTTCAACACGAAGCTCAAGAACGCGCAGAAGTTCATCGCCGACGGCAACCGGGTCAA encodes:
- a CDS encoding S-layer homology domain-containing protein, producing MRKKRILAALTALALSAGLTAVPAKAAFTDTAGHWAEGAITKWSEQYGIINGYEDGTFRPDASITRGAFAGILDRFLKYQAVSPAETFSDTAGTYWEQQILKLHAAGVYLGNNGQALAGDTITRQQAVTMIARAFGVTGTSTALPYTDAADIASYAQAPLAEMTARGYITDCADGRFRPTEPITRAEIVNILNNMVTVLVQTSAVYSAPVEGTLMINASEGAYLKGMSISGDLIVAPGVTGPVVLEYVTVGGTVRNFSNVELTVIADTSKPEQTPGGSTGQQPSAGIQPSEVYTPSPTTGEYITYSGKQYPVYAGVEPNRFAQNDFIWDPVHPDRLMYVGGACSTSFGIDVSAYQNRECENNTIDWQAVRNDGVEFAMVRIGLRGTSTGAIHADAFYKQNIEGAMAAGIQTGVYFFAQAITVEEAIEEADFVLSLLEGHQINGPVAYDWEMHDSSYRVYGTTPEMATACAIAFCRRIEEAGYKAMVYAGQYVSYVKYDQGALAPYLSWYPEYKSASSEKLYPTLYYRMDYWQFSSSCAIAGIGDGRTTKVDANIRFNW
- the infC gene encoding translation initiation factor IF-3 translates to MHELNEDIRDREIRLIGEQGEQLGIMSSAEALKIADEQGLDLVKISPQAVPPVCKLMNYGKFRFEQSKREKEARKNQHVVEIKEIRMSPGIDVGDFNTKLKNAQKFIADGNRVKVSVRFRGREMAHTDIGRDLLERFAAECAETANLDKSPKLEGRMMSIFLSPKPNK